A window of the Thermus thermophilus HB8 genome harbors these coding sequences:
- a CDS encoding cobyrinate a,c-diamide synthase — protein sequence MRLLLAAPHSGAGKTTVSLALLLALRARGLRVQPFKVGPDYIDPTHLEKAAARRPYNLDGFFLDETGLLALFRHGARGADFALIEGVMGLFDGKDPRGEVGSTAQVARLLKAPVALVVDAKGMAGSIAPLALGFRDFHPGVRVVGVFANRVGSERHAEILKEALKAVGLPLLGWLPQDPALALPERHLGLVLAGEVAPPLEALRRAFRVDLEGVLRLAASAPPLPEARPFLPPRRPPRARVAYAWDKAFSFYYPEALELLEALGAELVPFSPLEDEALPKAHALLLGGGYPELFAERLSANVALREAIRRFPGPIVAECGGYMYLSQGLWVGERFFPMVGLVPGEARMAERPVLGYREVEALRDSPVARKGQAFKGHEFHYARLPASPSPAWRRLGGEEVEGYTDGRVLASFVHLYLPAKPEGVERLLGLASRGKAAGAS from the coding sequence ATGCGCCTTCTCCTCGCCGCCCCCCACTCGGGCGCCGGCAAGACCACGGTCTCCCTGGCCCTTCTCCTCGCCCTTAGGGCGAGGGGCCTAAGGGTGCAGCCCTTCAAGGTGGGGCCGGACTACATTGACCCCACCCACCTGGAGAAGGCCGCCGCCAGGAGGCCCTACAACCTGGACGGCTTCTTCCTGGACGAAACGGGCCTCCTCGCCCTCTTCCGCCACGGGGCGAGGGGGGCGGACTTCGCCCTGATTGAGGGGGTGATGGGCCTCTTTGACGGGAAGGACCCCCGGGGAGAGGTGGGCTCCACCGCCCAGGTGGCTAGGCTCCTTAAGGCCCCCGTGGCCCTGGTGGTGGACGCCAAGGGGATGGCGGGCTCCATCGCCCCCCTCGCCCTGGGCTTCCGGGACTTCCACCCCGGGGTGCGGGTGGTGGGGGTCTTCGCCAACCGGGTGGGCTCGGAGCGGCACGCGGAGATCCTGAAGGAGGCCCTAAAGGCCGTGGGCCTCCCCCTCTTGGGCTGGCTTCCCCAAGACCCCGCCCTCGCCCTCCCAGAGCGCCACCTGGGCCTGGTCCTGGCCGGGGAGGTGGCCCCGCCCCTCGAGGCCCTGAGGCGGGCCTTCCGCGTGGACCTGGAAGGGGTCCTCCGCCTCGCCGCCTCCGCCCCGCCCCTCCCCGAGGCCAGGCCCTTCCTCCCCCCGAGGCGCCCGCCCCGGGCCCGGGTGGCCTACGCCTGGGATAAGGCCTTCTCCTTCTACTACCCCGAGGCTTTGGAGCTTCTTGAGGCCTTGGGGGCGGAGCTCGTCCCCTTCAGCCCCCTCGAGGACGAGGCCCTCCCCAAAGCCCACGCCCTCCTCCTCGGGGGCGGCTACCCAGAGCTCTTCGCCGAAAGGCTTTCCGCGAACGTGGCCCTGCGGGAGGCCATCCGCCGCTTCCCCGGCCCCATCGTGGCCGAGTGCGGGGGGTACATGTACCTCTCCCAGGGCCTCTGGGTGGGGGAGCGCTTCTTCCCCATGGTGGGCCTGGTCCCGGGGGAGGCCCGCATGGCGGAGAGGCCCGTCCTCGGCTACCGGGAGGTGGAGGCCTTGCGGGATAGCCCCGTGGCCCGAAAGGGCCAGGCCTTCAAGGGGCACGAGTTCCACTACGCAAGGCTTCCCGCCTCGCCAAGCCCCGCCTGGCGCCGCCTGGGCGGAGAGGAGGTGGAGGGGTACACCGACGGGCGGGTGCTGGCGAGCTTCGTCCACCTCTACCTCCCCGCGAAGCCCGAGGGGGTGGAGCGGCTCCTCGGCCTGGCCTCGAGGGGCAAGGCTGCCGGGGCCTCCTAG
- the cobO gene encoding cob(I)yrinic acid a,c-diamide adenosyltransferase has translation MEEPKRQKPYAKPQGERRGLLLVYTGDGKGKSTAAFGLALRAHGRGLKVRIFQFVKHGTARFGEHRAFALLGIPIEGLGDGFTWRSRDLARSAALAQEGWGRAKEVLLSGTYDLVVLDEATYPLRYGWVSLEEFLEVLRARPPHVHVVVTGRGAPEALLELADTVTEMRKVKHAFDQGVPAQRGIEH, from the coding sequence GTGGAGGAGCCCAAACGCCAAAAGCCCTACGCCAAGCCCCAAGGAGAGCGACGAGGTCTCCTTTTGGTCTACACCGGGGACGGGAAGGGCAAGAGCACGGCCGCCTTCGGCCTTGCCCTCAGGGCCCATGGCCGGGGGCTTAAGGTGCGGATTTTCCAGTTTGTTAAGCATGGAACCGCCCGCTTCGGGGAGCACCGGGCCTTCGCCCTCCTAGGCATCCCCATAGAAGGCCTGGGGGACGGGTTCACCTGGAGGAGCCGGGACCTCGCCCGCTCCGCCGCCTTGGCCCAGGAGGGGTGGGGGCGGGCCAAGGAGGTCCTCCTCTCCGGGACCTACGACCTGGTGGTCCTGGACGAGGCCACCTACCCCCTGCGCTACGGCTGGGTTTCCCTGGAGGAGTTCCTGGAAGTCTTGCGGGCGAGGCCTCCCCACGTCCACGTGGTGGTGACGGGGCGGGGCGCCCCCGAGGCCCTCTTGGAGTTGGCCGACACGGTGACGGAGATGCGGAAGGTGAAGCACGCCTTTGACCAGGGCGTCCCCGCCCAGAGGGGGATAGAGCACTGA